GCAAAACAAATAAAGAAGGAAAATTGACAACAAAGAAAAAAATGTGCTGGAAAAAATATGAAGGAGCAAGGAGAAAACTTTAATGCTTAAAACTCAAGTTCTTCATCAAAAAAAGAAAAGCAAATAAATACACCCATATATAGGAAACTAAAAAACGTGACCTCTACTTTTCCTAGACTTGTTGACCAAGAAAAAGAAATCCTAATTTAACTAAACTACTTTCCAGATTATTCCTAACATTCTCCCCTTAATCTGGAATCATCGCGTCTTTTACTCCAAGCAACTTTCGCATTGCTTCAAACTTCACTTTGTTCATAGGCTTGGTCAAGATGCCAGCTTTCTGCTCATTAGTATTTACATGTTTTACTATAACATTGCCTATTTCTATATGACCACGAATGAAGTGATATCTTGTATCAATATGTTTACTTCATCCATGAAAGACTGGATATTTCATCAAATCCAAAGCTAACTTGTTATCAACATTCAATTCAAATGGACCAAGTTTTCTTCCGGTCAACACACCAAGCAACCTACTTATCCAAATGCGTTGACATTTTGCATTATTAGCTGCCATAAATTATGCTTCACATGATGAcaatgcaacaaacttttgctttTGTGAGCTCCAAGTAACAAGATTGTTGTCTAATTAAAACGCCATtccacttgtactttttctatctTCAACATCTCTTGCTAGATCACTATCAGTGTATCCAATCACACAATTCTTTCCACCTTTCGTATATGATAAACCATAGTCAATAGTTCCTTTTACATACCTTAGTATGTGCTTCACAGCTACTTGATGTTGCTTGGTTGGTTTCTCCATGAAACGACTCACAATGCCTACAGAATTAGCTATGTCAGGTCGTGTCTGAGTAAGATATCTTAGCCCTCCTATGATGCTTCGATATGAGGTAGGATCCACGAGTTCACCTTCTTCATCCTTAGTCAATTGTAGTTTTGACTCCATAGGGTACTTGCAAGGATTACAATAAAACATCCCAGCCTTCTTTAGGATGGTGTTAGCATAATTCGTTTGTCTTAATGTGAGACCATTTTTATGTTGATTAACCTCGATGCCTAAATAGTAAGTTAGCATCCCAAGGTCACTCATTTCAAACTCCTTGCTCATTTGTTGTTTGAACTTGATTATCTCATCCTTGT
The genomic region above belongs to Lactuca sativa cultivar Salinas chromosome 4, Lsat_Salinas_v11, whole genome shotgun sequence and contains:
- the LOC111918402 gene encoding uncharacterized mitochondrial protein AtMg00810-like — its product is MKKKKGSILIIGVYVDDLIVTGSHKDEIIKFKQQMSKEFEMSDLGMLTYYLGIEVNQHKNGLTLRQTNYANTILKKAGMFYCNPCKYPMESKLQLTKDEEGELVDPTSYRSIIGGLRYLTQTRPDIANSVGIVSRFMEKPTKQHQVAVKHILRYVKGTIDYGLSYTKGGKNCVIGYTDSDLARDVEDRKTNNAKCQRIWISRLLGVLTGRKLGPFELNVDNKLALDLMKYPKAGILTKPMNKVKFEAMRKLLGVKDAMIPD